The Pseudomonas sp. TH06 genome contains the following window.
CCGGGCGCACCAGTGGGCCTGCAAAAACGCGACATCACCATTGCCCAGGCACTCAAGGGCCTGGGTTATGCCACCGGACAGTTCGGCAAGAACCACTTGGGCGACAAGGATGAATACCTGCCGACCAACCACGGTTTCGACGAGTTCTTCGGCAACCTGTATCACCTCAACGCTGAAGAAGAACCGGAGCGTCCGTACTGGCCCAAGGACGATGCCGAATTCGTCAAGGCCAACACCCCGCGTGGCGTGATTCACAGCTTCGCCGACGGCAAGATCGAAGACACCGGCGCGCTGACCACCAAGCGCATGGAAACCATCGACGACGAAACCACCGCCGCCGCACAGGCGTTCATCGAGAAACAGGCCAAGGCTGACAAGCCGTTCTTCGTCTGGATGAACACCACGCGCATGCACGTATTCACTCACGTACGTGATTCGATGAAGGGCCAGAGCGGTATGCCCGGCAACGAATACGCCGATGGCATGCTTGAGCACGACGCCGATGTCGGCAAACTGCTGAAGACCCTCGATGACCTGAAAATCACCGACAACACCATCGTCGTCTACACCACCGACAACGGCCCGAACCAGTTCTCCTGGCCGGACGCGGCGACCACGCCGTTCCGCAACGAGAAGAACTCCAACTGGGAAGGCGCGTATCGGGTCCCGGCAATGATTCGCTGGCCGGGCAAAATCAAACCGGATGAAGTGTCCAACGAGCTGTTCTCGGGCATGGACTGGTTCCCGACGCTGCTCGCGGCGGCGGGTGATGCCGACGTCAAAGGCAAGCTGCTCAAGGGTTGGGCGCCAACGGCTGGCGGTACCAACTTCAAGGTGCACCTGGACGGTTTCAACCAACTGCCGTACCTGACCGGTCAGCAGCCTAAAGGCGAGCGCAAGGAGTTCTACTACTTCAATGACGACGGCGTGCTGGTGTCGATGCGCTTCGATAACTGGAAAGTGGTGTTCTGCGAACAGCGCGAACCGGGTGGTTTCCGCGTCTGGAGTGAACCGTTCGTGTGCCTGCGCGTACCGAAAATCCTCAACCTGAGAATGGACCCGTACGAGCGTGCCGACGTGGTTTCCGATCAGTATTACGATTGGCAGACCAAGAACGTTTACCTCGCCGCGCAAGCGGTGCAGAAATCGGCAGCGTTCCTGCAAACCTTCATCGAGTATCCACCGAGCCAGAAACCGGCCAGCTTCAGCATTGACCAGATCCGTGCTGCGGTTGACGCGAAAATCGCTGAAAAAATGAAAAACCAACCTGCACAGTAAGACCGCTCGACCGCCGCTCGCCTTAGTCGGCGAGCGGCCCCTATACCGGATCGAGCACTCAATACCTGTAGGAGCTGCCGAAGGCTGCGATCTTTTGATCTTGCCCTTGTTTTAAACAACCAAGATCAAAAGATCGCAGCCTTCGGCAGCTCCTACAGGGTATTGATGCTCTGTTGAACATTTGTAGAAGGCAATCCGCAATGTCCTCACGTATCGCCAGCAAGCCGTCGGCCATACCCGCTTCGCACACCGCTTCGCCCGCGCTGCTGCTGTGCGTCTCCGGCGCCGCCGCGCTGATATACCAGGTGTTGTGGATCAAGCAGCTGTCACTGGTGGTCGGCGTCGAGGTGTACGCAATCACCACCGGCATCAGCGCGTTTTTCGCTGGACTGGCCATCGGTGGCTGGTGGTTCGGACGCTGGGCGGATCGCTTGCAGCAACCGGTTTTGTTGTACGCCGGGTTGGAAGTGCTGGTGGCGATATTAGGCGTCGGTGCGACGTTTGCCTTGAGTGTTTCCGCCAGCGGGTTTGCCTGGCTGCAAGGTAACGTCGGTTTGCTCGCCTGGCTGTTGCCGTTCGCACTGGTTGGCATCCCCGCCGTATTGATGGGCGGCACCCTGCCGGTGCTGGTGCGTGCGCTGGCGGCGGATCCGGGCAAGGCCGGCGGTCAGTTGTACGCAGCCAACACTTTGGGCGCGATTGTCGGCACATTGCTCGCTGCGTTCATGCTGATCGCCACCCTCGGCGTGCGCGGCAGTGCGCTGTTCGCAGCGATGCTCAACCTGCTGGCCGCTGCCGCTGCGCTGATTTGGCAACGGCGACGACCGACTGCAGTTGAGGCGCCACACGTCAAACATCACCACGAAAAAGCCGCCGACCGCACCGCGTTGTGGCTGTATTCCATCGCCGGTGGCGTGGCCCTTGGTTATGAAGTGGTCTGGTCGCAATCGATCGTGCAGTTCATGAGCACCCGCACCTACGCCTTCGCCGTGGTGCTGGCGACCTACCTGACCGGCCTGTTTATCGGCAGCGCCCTGCTCGCCCGTCGCGTCGAGCGCATTCGTGATCCGTGGGGCGTGTTCGGTCTGTTGATTGCCGGTGCCGGGCTGATCGCGCTGGTGGAAATCGCCCTGCTCGGGCGCTGGCTGGTATTGGCCCAGAGCCAGAGCGAAATGTGGTTGCTGAACCTCGGCGCCAGTGAACTGGTGGGCATGAGCGCACGGTTTGCCGTCGCGGCGTTGAGCATTGTGTTCGTGCCGACGCTGCTGCTCGGTGCGGCGTTTCCGCTTGCCTTGCGCCTGAGTGTCGGCCACGAGCGGGTCGGCCGTGATGTCGGCGCCGTGGTGGCGTTCAACACGCTGGGCGGGATTATCGGCGTGATGCTCTGCGGCTTTCTGCTAATCCCGCTGCTGGGGCTGGTGCGCACGCTGGGCCTGTTGGCGATCATTGCGGCGGCGGTCGGTTACTGCGCGGTACGCAAGGGCCATCATGTGAAGAAAGGTCGACGTCAAGCGGTGGCGGCGCTGGGTCTGCTCTCGGTGCTGTTCGCCGTGCTGACGCCAGTCGACAAGATCGCCAGCCTGTTGCCCGGCGCACGCAATGGCACGTTGGCGTTTTATCAGGAAGGTCGCGGCGGCACCGTGGCGGTGGTCGCCCAAGGCAAAGGAGAAAACACCTTTCACCGTTTGTACATTCAAGGGGTTTCCAACACCGGCGATGCCATGCCGTCGCTGCGATACATGCGCATCCAGGCGCTGCTGCCGCTGTTGATTCACAACAGTGAACCGCGTTCGACCCTGGTGATCGGCTTCGGCACTGGCATTACCGCCGGCGCCATGCTGCGCTATCCGGGGCTGGAGCATCGCGTCGTTGCCGAGTTGCTGCCGGCGGTGGTCAACGCGGCGCCACTGTTCAAGGGCAATTTCAATGCGGCACGCGATCCCGGCGTCGATGTGCGTCTGCGTGATGGCCGTCAGGAACTGCTGCGCAGCGAACAGACTTACGACCTGATAACTCTCGAACCGCCACCGCCGTCGGCGGCCGGCGTGGTCAATCTGTATTCGCGGGACTTCTACCAGTTGGCCGCCGGCCGATTGGAGAAACAGGGTCTGGTCGCCCAGTGGTTGCCACTGCCAACCCAGAACATCGACGACTCGCGCTCACTGGTGCGCAGCTTCCTCGACGTGTTCCCCTACGCCTCGTTGTGGACCAGCGAGTTTCACGAAATGTTGCTCGTAGGCTCCATGGAACCGATGGAACTGGACGTGGCGAAGATTACCCAACGCTTCCAGCAGGACAGCGTGCGCAGCACGTTGCAGGATGTCGGCATCGGTTCGGCGGCCGCGTTGCTGTCAACCTGGGTCACCGACCGCGCCGGGCTTGAACGCTTCGCCGCTGACGCCCCGGCGGTGACCGACGATCAGCCGCGCATCGAGTACGCGCCGTGGGTACGAGCCAAGGAAATCACGCGGGTGTTGCCGGCATTGCTCGACCTCTATCAGCCACCGACGCTGGTGAATGCCGATGCAGGGTTCAACGAGCGCATGCAAGCGCACCGGCAACGCCTGATGCAGTTTTATCGGGCAAGTCTGCACGCCTATGACGGCGATCGGGATGCGTGGGGGCGGGACATTCGTGAGGTGATGCAGGGGGACGGTGGGAATCCGTATTTCCGCTGGTTTACCGGGCAGTAATCCTGCCATCTGCAGGAGCTGCCCGAGCCTTCGGCAGCCCCTGCAGTGTGACTGTTATTTAGCGGATTTGAGTTTGAGATACGACTGATGCAGGTCCGAAGCCCAGCCATCGATCACGGCTTTGACGTCATCGGCTTTCATCACCTGCGAATCGTTTTCCAGCGGTTTGCCGGTGCCCTTGCGCACCACCTGGGCGACGACTTTGTTGTTGCCGCCGTCAAGGAACACCGCTTCGGTCGCCAGGGTGGTTTCCTGATCACGAATGCCGCTGGCGGTACTCACCGCTGCTGCCACCAGCGCAATCGGAATGACTTCATAAGGCTTGAGGCCTTCGGTCTTGCTGCTGACCGCAGTGATTGCCGCACGCACCACGATCACACCCGGGCCAGGACCTGTGGCCAGTGGCAACGACTTGCCGAGTTCACGCTTGAGTGCCTGATCGTAGTAGCTGTTGATGCCATTGAGGGTCTGTTGCGGAATCTTCACGGTGGGCTGTGGTTTTGGATAGAGCTGGGTCGGTTCGATATAGACGCTGGTGAACTTGTTGATGTCGACTTTCGGATCGATCCAGCGCATCACTTCGGCACCGGACGGCGACTTGGCCTCCTTGAGCTGGCTGTAGTCCTTGAGAAACCCGGAGTATTCATCGGGAGCGACGGTTTTGCTGGAGCAACCGACCACACCAAGGGTGGCGATGCACAGCGTGCTCATCATCACTGCTAGCTTCATGCTGTAACTCCTGTCAGAAGGCCTGGATGTATTGCGTGAGGGGGGTGGTACAGGTATAGCCAAAACTCTGGCAATTGCGATTGCAAATCACAAAATTCACGCAAGACTGCGCGATGCCTCACAAGCGTCATTTGACAGAAGCCTGGCATCCGGCAAAGCTGCACCGAGCTTGAACGCACGCCAGACGGCAAATGCACCTGGACTACGGAAGTCGCAATGCCCAAGCATAAAAATAAAACCGTACACCCTGACCCTGATTCGTCTTCATCCGCACTTTCCCGCTATCTGTTCCCCGTCACCATCGGCGTCCTGTTGGCTGCCGTGGCGGGCATCGGCTGGTTTCTGTTCAGCCCGGCGCCCGCCCCGGTAAAACCTGCGCAGAGCAATCCGACACCGATCAGCGCACCCGCACCGAAACCGACCCCGGTGAAAACCGTCGCGAGCACGCCGGCTGCTTTCGTCGATGAGCAACAGTGCCAGGGCTGCCACACCGAACAGGTCAAGGACTGGCAAGGCTCGCATCATCAGTTGGCGATGCAACCGGCGACGGCCGAAACGATGCTCGGCGACTTCAGTAACGTGACGTTCAACGCTGAAAAGGAAACCACGCGGTTCTCGCGCGTGGGCGATGAGTTCTGGGTCAACACGCCCGGCATCGACGGCAAGAATGCCGACTTCAAAGTCGCCTACACCTTCGGCATCGCCCCGCTGCAGCAATACCTGATCGAAGTCGGCGAAGGACGCCTGCAAGCGCTCGGCGTGGCGTGGGATACCGAGAAACATCGCTGGTTTCACCTCTATCCCGGCCAGGGTGTGAACTTCAAGAATCCGCTGCACTGGAGCAAGCCGAGCCAGAACGCCAACTTCATGTGCGTCGAGTGCCACACCACCGGCTTCAAGCGCAATTTCGATGCGGCCAGCAATACGTTCAACAGCCAATGGAACAGCCTCGGCGTCGGCTGTCAGGCCTGTCACGGCCCGGCATCGAATCACCTGGAATGGACGCAGAAAAAAACCGATCTGATCCACGCCGGTTTCGATGTCGACCTCAAGGACAAGAACGCTACCGTCGAAATCGAAACCTGCGCTCGCTGCCATGCGCGCCGCGCTCCACTGGGCGACGGTTACACAGTTGGCAAACGCTTGATGGACGATTACCTGCCGAGCACCCTCACCCGCGAGCTGTATGCGCTGGACGGCAAGATCAAGGACGAAGTGTTCGAACACGGCTCGTTTCTGCAAAGCAAAATGTTCGACAAAGGCGTGCGTTGCAGCAATTGCCACAACCCGCACAGCACCGAGCTGAAAGCACCGGGCAATGCGGTGTGCCTGCAATGCCACAACACCGCCGGCAAAACTTCTATCGAAGGCGTCGACGGCAAGGGCCTGCTGGCGAAGAACTATGACTCCATCGAACACACCCGGCACACCATGGGTCAGCCCGGCTCGCAATGTGTCGATTGCCACATGCCCGGCAAGTTCTACATGGGCAACGACTTCCGCCATGACCACAGTTTCAGCATTCCCAATCCGGAACGTGCGCAGAAACTCGGTACTCCGGACGCGTGTCTGACCTGTCATCAGGGCAAGGCTGGCGACAAGGTCACCGCACAGTTCAAGTTGTGGAGCGCCTCCACTGCCCCGCAAGCGCCGCGTTATGACGAAAGCCTGTGGCTGATCCGCAACGGCCAGCCGGGCGCTGCCGACGCGCTGTACACGCAATTGCAGCGCAGCAATCTACCGGCGATTCAGCGTGCCACGCTGCTCGCGGAACTGCCGCTGTACCCCAGTGAACAAGCGCTGAAACTGGCGACTCAGGATCTGAAGAATTCGGCGCCGCAGGTTCGCGAAAGCGCGGTGCGGGCGATCAGCGCGTTTCTGCCACCGCCGGAACGTGCGCCGCTGCTGACGCCGATGTTGAGCGATCCGGTGAAAGCTGTGCGCATAGTCGCGGCCCGAGACCTGCTGAATGTAGCGCGCAACAATACACTGGGCGCAGCGCAAGCCAATTGGGACGCGGCGATTGCCGAATACGAAACGGTGCAGAAAAGTCTGGCGGAACGCGCCGAGGCCAATCTGAACCTGGCGATGCTCTATCAGGCCAGCGGTCGCGGCTCGGAAGTCGAGGGGTTACTGCGCACGGCGCTCAAGCGCGACCCGGATTTCTACCCGGCGCTGGTGACGCTGGTGCAATGGCTGGAAGCGAATGGTCGCAGTGAGGAAGCGCAAAAGCTGCTGGCCAATAGCCTCAAGGAACACCCGGACGCGGCGCTGTTGCAGCACACCCGCGGCCTGTCGTTGATCCGCGCCGGCAAAACCGTCGAGGCCATGGCCCCGCTGAAAAAAGCCGCCGAACTTGAGCCGCAGAACGCGCAGTACGGATACGTGCTGGCAGTGGCCCTGCACGAGAGTGGCAAAGTCGATGAGGCGTGCGCGGTACTGGAAGGCCTGCTCAAGGTCCAGCCGGCCAACCGCAATGCGCGGCTGTCGTTGATCCAGTGGTATCTCGACAGCGGTCAGGAACCGAAAGCGCAGGTGCTGTTGCAGGGCTGGAAGAAGATGAACATGGGCGATCCGGCCCTGAAATAACCTACTACCCCCTGTAGGAGCTGCAGCAGGCTGCGATCCTTTGATGTTGAACTTTAGGATCAACAGATCGCAGCCTGTGGCAGCGCCTACAGGGGTAGGTTTTTACCAGGAGGATTCGCCGCTGCGCAGGGCGATTTCGCGTCGGCTGTGGATGCGCATCGCCTTGATCAGCGACACCGTCCCGACCATCAGAATCGCCGCGCCAAACAGGAAGTCGATGTTGTAGAGCTGGAAGTCTTGCACCGGCCCGATCAACAGACCTCGGACCACCGCAACGCCGACCAGCGTGGCAAGGAAGTCGATCCCTGGCGCGTCACGATAGAACACCAGCATCAGTGGCAGGCACAGCACCAGCAGAAGCATCAGCACCACGACCTTGAACGAGCCTTTGCGTTCGACGCTGAATGCGCATTCGTGCGGGCCGTAAGCCTTGTAGTCTTCATCGCGGATCATCGAGTTTTTCTCGTTGATGTAGTCGACGCGGTTGTACTTCTGGATCGGCGTGAAGGTATTGGACATCTCCATCAGCGTGGTGATGTTCTTGAAACGCAGGTCGACGCGCTCGCTGCCCTTGAGGTAATAGAGCACCGGCTTGTAGCCATAACGGTAGGTATCGAACGGGAATTCGGTGACCTGGCCCTGAACGCCGATCGGGCGTGGCTCCAGTTCCGTGTAGGCACTTTTGTTGGTGGCCGAGAGGTTGCGACTCAGTGGCTGGAGCTTGATCTGTTCGAGGAAGATCGGCGTGGCGCCATAGGTCCACTGCAACGGTTCCAGACGCAGGCGCAGTTCGTTGCGGCTCAGGTCATAGCGGTTGAACGTGCGTTCGGAGACCACCAGCGAACCGCTGAGCATGAACTCGCCGCGCAGGTTGTTGGTGACGCGCAAGGTCAGTTGATCCTTGCCCAGCAACGCCGCTTCGTTACTGGGTGGAGTGCCGCACCACGCCGTGCTTTCGCCGGCGCCGCCGAGTTGGCCGTCGCGGCTTTCCTTGAATACATAAAAGTAACTGGCCCACAGCGTCAGCATCAAAAGCAACGCGGTAAGGCCGAGGATTTTCTTGCCCGGACTCACTGATCAGACTCCCTTCTTCGGTTCCATCGTCCAGCCGAAAACCCGCTGGCGACGGCGACTCTAACAAAAGGCCATCATCGACCCAAGGGAAAATGCCTGATCGGCGAAGGTTCTAAGGGTTTCCCCTGCATGCGAAACACAAACCTGTGGCGAGGGGATTTAGCGAAACGTCGCACCGCCCCGATCGACTGCGCAGCAGTCGCAAATCCAGCGAACGCGGTTGACCTGTGAGAGCCGGTTGACAGGTTTCAGGGCCGCTGCGCAGCCGTCGGGGATAAATCCCCTCGCCACAAGATTTACACACCACAGAAAGTAAATCCCGCAATCAGCGTCTTCTGAACAGCGGGCGCGGCTCAATTGCAGAGCGGCCATACAGCACGCTCATGCCCGCCAGGCCCTTCAGTGCATCCTCGGCCGATTTGTCTTCGCGCACGGCGAAACTGTCGAAACCACACTGGCGCATGTGGCTAAGCTGATCGCGCAGCACATCGCCAATCGCGCGCAATTCCGCTGCCCAGCCGAAACGGCTACGCAGCAGATACGCCTGACTGTAGGCGCGGCCGTCGCGAAAACTCGGGAAATCGAGAGCGATCAGTGGCAGCGAGGCCAGCCACGGGACCAGGCTTTCGACTTCATCGTCCGGCCCCAGCCACACAGCGTGAGTCGATGGCGATTGCAGCCAGTGCGCCAGCGGCAGAATCAATAATCCTGCGGATCGTGGCGTTGACGGTTCACGAATCAGTGTCCACGGATCATCCGTCACAAGCCGCGCCACGCCCTGCTCCAGTCGTAGCAGATTGTTCATGCCGAGACCTCCAACGCTTTCGGGTAGACCCGTTCCTTGAACGGTTCGAGGCCAATCCGCGCCAGGGTGTCGACGAACAATTCCTCACTCTCGCGGTAACGCACAAAGGTGCCGATGATCCGCTCGATGACCTGCGGCACTTCGGCCGCGCTGAACGACGGGCCAATCACTTTGCCCAGTGCGCTGTGCTTGCCCTGCGCGCCGCCGAGGGTGATCTGGTACCACTCGCTGCCGTTCTTGTCGACGCCAAGGATGCCGATATTGCCGATGTGGTGATGGCCGCAGGCGTTCATGCAGCCGGAGATGTTCAGGCTGATATCGCCCAGATCGTGCAGATAGTCGAGGTTGTCGAAACGCGCCTGAATCGCCTGCGCAATCGGGATCGACTTGGCGTTGGCCAGCGCACAGAAATCCCCACCGGGGCAGGCAATGATGTCGGTCAGCAAGCCAACGTTGGCGCTGCCCAGATGCCGCTCGCACGCCAGTTGCCACAAGGCATACAGATCGGCTTTCGGCACATCCGGCAGGACGATGTTCTGTTCATGGGCGATGCGGATCTCGCCGAAGCCGAATCGCTCCGACCAGTCGGCGACTGCAAGCATCTGCAACCCGGTGACGTCGCCCGGCGGCGAGGCCATGCCTGGTTTGGTCGAGAGCACCACACTGGTGTAACCCGGCACTTTGTGCGGTTGCACGTTGCGCGCCACCCAGCGGGCGAACGCCGGGCTCTCGGCGAGGCGTGTACCGAAGTCCAGATCGGTATCCGGCAGCGCCCGGTAGATTGGCGGCACGAAGGCGCTGGCGACCCGCTGATATTCGGCATCGGTAAGCTGCGCCGGGCCGTCCTTGAGGTGTTGCCATTCTTCTTCGACTTCTTTGGCAAACGCCTCGATGCCCAGCGCCTTGACCAGAATCTTGATCCGCGCCTTGTACTTGTTGTCACGCCGGCCGTGGCGGTTGTAGACCCGCAGCACCGCTTCGACATACGACAGCAGATGCTGCCACGGCAGCCCGTCGCGAATCTGCAAACCGAGGATCGGCGTGCGCCCCAATCCGCCACCGACGATGACCCGCAGGAGCATCTGGCCGTCGCTACCGGGGTAAAGGTACAGACCGATGTCGTGCATCATGATCGCCGCACGATCCTGCTTCGCCGAGCAGATGGCGATCTTGAATTTGCGTGGCAGGAACAGGAATTCCGGGTTGATCGTCGACCACTGCCGCAGGATTTCCGCCAGCGGGCGCGGGTCGATCAACTCGTCCGCCGCGACGCCGGCAAACGCTTCGGTGGTGATATTGCGCACGCAGTTGCCGGAGGTCTGGATCGCATGCATGTTGACCTGGGCCAGGCGTTCGAGGATGTCCGGCACTTCTGCCAGTTCGATCCAGTTGAACTGCATGTTCTGCCGCGTGGTGAAGTGCCCGTAGCCGCGGTCGTAATCGGCGGCGATGCTCGCCAGCGTGCGCATTTGCCCAGCGCTCAGCGTGCCGTAGGGAATTGCCACGCGCAGCATGAACGCGTGTTTTTGCATGTAGAGGCCGTTTTGCAGACGCAGCGGCAGAAACTCCTCCTCACTCAACTCCCCGGCCATGAAACGCTCGACCTGATCGCGAAACTGCGTGACACGCTCGAACACCAGTGCGCGGTCGTAATCATCGTATTGGTACATGCAACTGCCACCTCATCAGGACGCACACAATTCCTGTAGGAGTGAGCCTGCTCGCGATTGCGGTGTGTCATGACACACCGCAATCGCGAGCAGGCTCACTCCTACAGATTTTGCGAGGACTATGGCACTACGGCGCAGCACGCAACAGATTCACCTGAAACGATAAAAACCATATCAGGGCGCGGCAGAACGCCGCAGGCAGCCCTCCAATCTGATCCGCACAAATGAATAATTCCTGAGCCTGTTTTGTTTCCGGTGGGGTTTCTACAGTGCAACCCATGCCAGACCGGGTGGCCTGGCAAGACTTTGCAACCGTGGATGAACTGACCATGAGCACAGCAACAATCGGACAGGCTTATAACTACAAGGTCGTCCGCCAATTCGTCATTGCGACTATTTTCTGGGGTGTCGTGGGTATGGCGATGGGTGTCTTTATCGCCTCGCAACTGGTATGGCCGGAGATGAATCTGGACTTGCCGTGGACCACCTTCGGCCGCTTGCGCCCGCTGCACACCAGCCTGGTGATTTTCGGTTTCGCCGGCAGCGCACAATTCGCCGCCAGTTACTACGCGGTGCAGCGCACCTGCCAGGTGCGGCTGTATTCGGACAAACTCGCCGCGTTCACTTTCTGGGGCTGGCAATCGGTGATCGTGATCATGCTGATCACCCTGCCGCTGGGCTACACCACCACCAAGGAATACGCCGAGATCGAATTCTCCGGTGCCGTGTGGATGGCCGTGGTCTGGGTCGCCTACGCCGTGGTGTTTTTCACCACCGTGGTGCAGCGCAAGACCAAACACATCTACGTCGGTAACTGGTTCTTCGGCGCGTTCATTCTGGTGATCGCCATGCTGCACGTGGTCAATCACCTGTCGATTCCGGTGGACTGGTTCAAGTCGTACCCGGTGTATTCCGGCGCCACTGACGCCATGGTGCAGTGGTGGTACGGGCACAACGCCGTAGGCTTCTTCCTGACCACCGGGTTCCTCGGGATGATGTATTACTTCGTGCCGAAACAGGTCAATCGCCCGGTGTATTCGTACCGGTTGTCGATCGTGCATTTCTGGGCACTGATCACCCTGTACATCTGGGCCGGCCCGCACCACCTGCACTACACCGCGCTGCCGGACTGGGCACAGTCGTTGGGCATGGCGATGTCACTGATCCTGCTGGCACCGAGCTGGGGCGGCATGATCAACGGCATGATGACCTTGTCGGGCGCCTGGCATAAGTTGCGCACCGACCCGATTCTGCGCTTCCTCGTGCTGTCGCTGGCGTTCTACGGCATGTCGACGTTTGAAGGTCCGATGATGGCGATCAAGACTGTCAACGCCCTCTCCCACTACACCGACTGGACCATCGGCCACGTCCACGCCGGCGCGCTCGGCTGGGTGGCGATGATCACCTTCGGCGCGACTTATCACATGGTGCCGAAAGTCTTTGGCCGCGAGCAGATGTACAGCACGCCGCTGATCAACCTGCACTTCTGGCTGGCAACCATCGGCACGGTGTTGTACATCGCCTCGATGTGGGTCAACGGCATCACCCAAGGCCTGATGTGGCGGGCGATCAACGAAGACGGCACGCTGACCTATTCGTTTGTCGAGGCGCTACAGGCCAGTCATCCGGGGTTCATCGTGCGCTTTGCCGGCGGGGTGTTCTTCCTCAGCGGCATGTTGCTGATGGCTTACAACGTATGGCGCACGGTGCGCGTCGCGGATGTGGCCATCGCCCACCGTGAAGCGCAGATCGCCTGAGACAGGGAGCAGGTCAATATGGATATATTCTTGAATATATTGGGGGTGGTGTTTCTGTGGCTGGCGGTGGAGTACTGCCTGCGGCGGGAGACGGCACAGAGTCTGGAGGATGCGAGCATGGTGCCGTTTGCCGATGATCCGGAGGTGGCGCGGCGGGTTGAGCTGGCCACGGGTAAAACCGTGAAAGCAGTGGCGCCAGAAGTCGCCAAAACCGGCTGGATCAACCTCGATATGTAGCGACAACTCATCTGTGTAGGAGCTGCCGCAGGCTGCGATCTTTTGATTTTGAGTCTGAAAACAAGATCAAGAGATCGCAGCCTGCGGCAGCTCCTACAGGGATCAGGTGCGGTCGCGGGGGATCAGGCTTTGTAGTTGCTGGGCGAGAAAATCCGCATCGAACACAAACGTATCGGGATCTTTCAGGCCATTGGTCTTGCGCCACTGCCACTCGCCGTCCGGCAACCCCACCAGC
Protein-coding sequences here:
- a CDS encoding nitrite/sulfite reductase, coding for MYQYDDYDRALVFERVTQFRDQVERFMAGELSEEEFLPLRLQNGLYMQKHAFMLRVAIPYGTLSAGQMRTLASIAADYDRGYGHFTTRQNMQFNWIELAEVPDILERLAQVNMHAIQTSGNCVRNITTEAFAGVAADELIDPRPLAEILRQWSTINPEFLFLPRKFKIAICSAKQDRAAIMMHDIGLYLYPGSDGQMLLRVIVGGGLGRTPILGLQIRDGLPWQHLLSYVEAVLRVYNRHGRRDNKYKARIKILVKALGIEAFAKEVEEEWQHLKDGPAQLTDAEYQRVASAFVPPIYRALPDTDLDFGTRLAESPAFARWVARNVQPHKVPGYTSVVLSTKPGMASPPGDVTGLQMLAVADWSERFGFGEIRIAHEQNIVLPDVPKADLYALWQLACERHLGSANVGLLTDIIACPGGDFCALANAKSIPIAQAIQARFDNLDYLHDLGDISLNISGCMNACGHHHIGNIGILGVDKNGSEWYQITLGGAQGKHSALGKVIGPSFSAAEVPQVIERIIGTFVRYRESEELFVDTLARIGLEPFKERVYPKALEVSA
- the ccoN gene encoding cytochrome-c oxidase, cbb3-type subunit I, translated to MSTATIGQAYNYKVVRQFVIATIFWGVVGMAMGVFIASQLVWPEMNLDLPWTTFGRLRPLHTSLVIFGFAGSAQFAASYYAVQRTCQVRLYSDKLAAFTFWGWQSVIVIMLITLPLGYTTTKEYAEIEFSGAVWMAVVWVAYAVVFFTTVVQRKTKHIYVGNWFFGAFILVIAMLHVVNHLSIPVDWFKSYPVYSGATDAMVQWWYGHNAVGFFLTTGFLGMMYYFVPKQVNRPVYSYRLSIVHFWALITLYIWAGPHHLHYTALPDWAQSLGMAMSLILLAPSWGGMINGMMTLSGAWHKLRTDPILRFLVLSLAFYGMSTFEGPMMAIKTVNALSHYTDWTIGHVHAGALGWVAMITFGATYHMVPKVFGREQMYSTPLINLHFWLATIGTVLYIASMWVNGITQGLMWRAINEDGTLTYSFVEALQASHPGFIVRFAGGVFFLSGMLLMAYNVWRTVRVADVAIAHREAQIA
- a CDS encoding cbb3-type cytochrome c oxidase subunit 3, translating into MDIFLNILGVVFLWLAVEYCLRRETAQSLEDASMVPFADDPEVARRVELATGKTVKAVAPEVAKTGWINLDM